AGGAAATTGATCAGCTTGAATCACTCTTTATTAACAGGAGTATGAACTTTATAACGGTTGACGAATACATATTAAATTTATTGAATGAACTGACTAAGCATTATGAAGTTGGAATTGTTACGAACGGACTTTATGACCCTCAACAAAAGCTACTCAATATGGGGTTAGGGGATATATTCAGCCAGGATAAAATATTCCATGCAGAACCATTAGGTCTTAGAAAGCCTGATTCAAGAATCTATAAGATTGCTCTAGAAGGATTCAATAAGAAACCCGAAGAGACGATATTCATAGGTGATTCGTGGACGCATGATGTAGTTGGTCCCATGGAAGCAGGAATGGAAGCGATATGGGTGAATTTCAGAGGGGAAGAAAAGCCAACGGATCATACTCCGTATGCAATTGTGTCTTCTATTATGGAAATAAGAGATATTTTGGTGAGTAGCAGTGGGAAATAGCTCAGAGGGCATTCAAATAACTTGTAAAGAAAGCACGGTTAATGAGATCCGGGTTAGAACAGAATTGTACTTTTTAATAAGAAAGTATAATTTGAAGAATTATTTCTTTACAGATGCGGTAATCATTAACGAATCAGCTGATAATCCTCATAGTCACCCGGTATTAACGTTAAATACCAGACATTCAGGAGATATTTTGCTTTCTACATTTATACACGAACAAATCCATTGGTATGCCGTTC
The DNA window shown above is from Rossellomorea vietnamensis and carries:
- a CDS encoding HAD family hydrolase, which translates into the protein MNLTDKPTKKYSLLLFDLDDTLLENSSWFDDGLVQTLAEHSLTKEMDEQQFLKKIKQPPRSLIDKLVSGELTTFEFKRERWKGALDSFDVRADIEEIDQLESLFINRSMNFITVDEYILNLLNELTKHYEVGIVTNGLYDPQQKLLNMGLGDIFSQDKIFHAEPLGLRKPDSRIYKIALEGFNKKPEETIFIGDSWTHDVVGPMEAGMEAIWVNFRGEEKPTDHTPYAIVSSIMEIRDILVSSSGK